The Arachis ipaensis cultivar K30076 chromosome B07, Araip1.1, whole genome shotgun sequence genome includes a window with the following:
- the LOC107607136 gene encoding uncharacterized protein LOC107607136, whose amino-acid sequence MVVMVDNHNEPALEQVTGTGTVLFPSTVQWPHICFSSFVFGLLLSRSPSSSFGFTVAYSPSQLIITEYELDLDKIWCNGRLEFFLGDLIQNQQAPCDQVLLSRREHVFGTMSYVPRSVFLGSKHDIEIEYINNGGVLRVKVDGEVCLVVKRLAWKFRANEKIFIDGVEVDFYWDVLRWMVNNSNGGNGNKHLHGAFVFQVGNGAVWLEMVGPEKRLMRKSFTGSTTVGAPSVLPSLSPMSSSGLLQWAEESSDGGRSSCSSSTRSCGGNGGGFSLLVALCMKNRIKFEIWNFS is encoded by the exons CCGGCACTGGAGCAGGTAACTGGCACCGGCACCGTGTTGTTTCCTTCAACCGTTCAATGGCCTCACATTTGTTTCTCTTCTTTTGTCTTTGGTCTTCTCCTTTCTCGTTCGCCGTCGTCATCGTTTGGTTTCACCGTCGCCTACTCGCCGTCACAG TTGATAATTACTGAATATGAACTTGATTT AGATAAAATATGGTGCAATGGAAGGCTTGAATTCTTTCTTGGTGATCTCATTCAGAATCAACAAGCACCCTGTGATCAGGTTCTGCTTTCCAGAAGAGAGCATGTGTTTGGAACAATGAGTTATGTGCCAAGGAGTGTGTTCTTGGGTTCTAAACATGATATAGAGATTGAGTACATCAATAATGGAGGGGTGTTAAGAGTGAAAGTGGACGGTGAAGTTTGCTTGGTTGTGAAGAGGCTTGCATGGAAGTTCAGAGCGAATGAGAAGATCTTCATTGATGGGGTAGAAGTTGATTTCTATTGGGATGTGCTGCGTTGGATGGTTAATAATAGCAATGGTGGAAATGGGAATAAACATCTCCATGGTGCATTTGTGTTTCAAGTTGGTAATGGTGCTGTATGGCTTGAAATGGTGGGTCCTGAGAAAAGATTGATGAGGAAGAGCTTCACCGGAAGCACTACGGTGGGGGCACCGTCGGTGCTGCCATCGCTGTCGCCGATGTCAAGTTCAGGATTGTTGCAGTGGGCAGAGGAGAGTAGTGATGGAGGGCGGAGCTCATGTTCTTCATCAACAAGGTCCTGTGGTGGTAATGGTGGTGGGTTCTCTTTGTTGGTTGCTCTATGcatgaagaatagaataaaatttgaaatttggaacTTTAGTTGA